One segment of Panulirus ornatus isolate Po-2019 chromosome 2, ASM3632096v1, whole genome shotgun sequence DNA contains the following:
- the LOC139758985 gene encoding mediator of RNA polymerase II transcription subunit 6-like, whose translation MSDQSKGNPLHISWHDSMWVPHLNSSNIMDYFGERTNPFYSRDCNNEFIKMQQNTRVDQLTHMQGVEYMLLHTQEPILYIIRKQHRYSPTQVTPLANYHIIGGQVFQTPDLGSIINSRVLAAVSELNSAFTEMQSYSHYHPSRGYWWQFRNQAEHVEQQKKEKEKKAGQGKREEPASVFQHRRVGALLEDLQLKFPYKFPSQAQQPAQQQQQQQQPQQQQQQQQQQQPQQQQQQQQQQTQPQQQTQQQTQQQTQQQDGVKTEDSKADIKLEVKTEPKVEIKTEPSSQPATQRSTKPPPEKRQRTGP comes from the exons ATGTCTGATCAGTCCAAAG GAAACCCTCTGCATATCTCATGGCATGACAGCATGTGGGTTCCTCATCTCAACTCGTCCAACATCATGGACTATTTTGGTGAGAGAACAAATCCTTTCTACTCGAGGGATTGCAACAATGAATTCATCAAAATGCAGCAGAACACAAGGGTGGACCAACTTAC TCATATGCAGGGAGTAGAATACATGCTCCTGCATACCCAAGAGCCAATTCTCTATATTATTCGCAAGCAACACCGTTACTCCCCAACTCAGGTCACTCCTCTTGCTAACTACCACATCATTGGGGGACAGGTGTTTCAGACACCAGACTTAGGCTCAATCATCAACTCTAGAGTG TTAGCAGCAGTAAGTGAATTAAACAGCGCCTTCACAGAAATGCAGTCATACTCTCACTACCATCCTTCACGTGGATATTGGTGGCAGTTTCGAAACCAAGCAGAACATGTTGAAcagcaaaaaaaagagaaggagaagaaa GCTGGGCAAGGTAAGCGAGAAGAGCCAGCGTCAGTATTTCAACATCGACGAGTAGGCGCTTTGCTGGAAGACCTCCAGCTCAAGTTTCCGTACAAGTTCCCATCCCAGGCACAGCaaccagcacagcagcagcagcaacagcagcagccacaacaacagcaacagcagcagcagcagcagcagccacagcagcagcagcaacaacaacaacaacaaactcagCCCCAACAGCAAACACAAcagcaaacacaacaacaaacacagcagcaggatggagtgaagacaG AAGACAGCAAAGCTGACATAAAATTGGAAGTAAAGACTGAACCAAAAGTTGAGATCAAGACAGAGCCATCATCTCAGCCAGCCACACAACGTTCCACCAAGCCACCCCCAGAGAAGAGACAACGCACTGGGCCATAA